CTCATATGTTAGGCAACAGCTATCACGAGTAAAATATAATTCCTCCAGACCGACATGGCACAGACGTTCGTCCTGAGCTTGTCGAAGGGCGAGTGCATACGTGCTTCGACAAGCTCAGCACGAACGATATCGAGTATGCGGGTGATTGCCGTGTTCCTTGTGTGAGACGAGGAGGAATGTATCTCGAATGGCATGTTGCGTTGCCCTCGGGGAGCGGTTACCATAGAAAAAAAATCCGTTTTGTGGGAAAGGGTCTGTCATGCTGGAAAACGTCACTCTGTTCAGCGAGCTTTCCGCCGAAGAGGTGAAAGAACTCGAATCCATGATATGTCGCGAGGAAGTGCGGCGCGGCGACGTCATTTTTCAAGAGGGCGATGCTACCCGCGACCTGTTCATCGTCCATTCGGGCGAGGTGGAAATCAGCGTCCGCGACTTGGCGGGAACGCCCAAGCTCATCTCGACCTTCGGCGAGAACGAATTCTTCGGGGAGATGTCCCTCCTCGATCGCAAAGCCACACGATCCGCCACGGCGCGCGCGACCCGCAACACGGTCCTGCTCAAGCTTCCTGCCGCCCGCCTCGAGCCTCTGCTTGATGCGCAGACGCCGCTCAGCCGCAGCATCCACGGCAAGATCCTGCACGCCCTGAGCCGCCGGCTCCGCGACATCACGCAGCGGGCCGCCGGTCTCATCAAGGCTCCCGAGGCGGCCCTGGGCCGTATCGTCTCGATCGTCTCGGCCCGCAGCGGGTGCGGCAAGACCACGCTGGCGACCAACCTGGCGTATCTTCTGGCCCGCGAGACGGGAAAGCGCGTCCTGTTCATCGACCTCGACCGGCACTACGGCGACGGCAGCTTCCTGATGGGCGGCTACAGCCAGAAATCCGTCGCGACGCTCTGCCGTGCGCTCCGTGGGGCTTCCCTCTCGACCGAGGAGTTGATGATGCATTTCACGCCCCTCGTCGAGCGCCTCTGGATCCTTCCCGCGCTCAGCAACATTCTCGAAGCTGAGGAGATGCGCGTCGAGGATCTCGTAGGCATGGTGCATACCTGCCAGAAGCTGTTCGACTATCTCATTCTCGATACCGACGAGGGGCTGAGCGAGACGGTGCTGAACGCGATGGAGATCGCGGAGCGGACGATCTTTCTGCTCGATTCCCGCGATATTCTCAGCGTCAAGAACACGGTGCGCTTCTTCCAGGCCCTGAGCGGCCTGAGGTTCCCGGAAAACAAGATCACGGTCATATCGAACAAGGCCCGCGAGGATTACCGGCCCGAGACGGTGCCCACGACGCGCTTCCGTATCTCCGGTATCCTTCCCGAAGTCCAGGATTCGTCCCGCCAGGAGGGAAAAACCCTCTACCAGGTCAATCCCCAGCACCGATTCTGCGAAGCCGTTCGGAACCTGGTTCGGACCCTGCTCCAGGAGACGGCTTCGGTTGCCGCACCCGCGGCCGGCTTCCTGAACCGACTGGCGGCGCCGCAACCCATGGGAAGCGGAACTTCCGCCGTCCCGGCAGTTCCTGACTCGGGCAAAAACAACGGAACTTCGATCGACAGCATCCAGCGGGAGACGATCTCCGGACTTATCCACGGCATCAAGCTTCTGCTCGAGAAAGGCCTGCTGACCGAAGCCGAGGCTGAAGCACGCCAGTTGCTTCACTTCTGCCGCGATTCCAGCGAGTTGTATCAGGTCCTCGGCGAGATTCTTCTCTGCCGCGGCGTCGCCGAAGAGGCGCTTCTGGTGCTGCGCAAGGCTGCGGAAACCGATCCGTCCAACGGCATGGCCATCGGCCTCGTCGGGTCGATCACCGGCGAGAAGAACCTCATTCTCAAAGGCATCGGCCTCCTCCAGGAGCGGCTCAAGGGCTGCCCCAACTTTCCCGATCTGATCAACGATCTCGGCAGGCTCCATTTCTTCGCGGGCCAGTTCGCCGAGGCCAAGAAAGCCTTCCGGCAAGCCCTGGATATCAATCCCAACTTCCGGGAAGGGCGGATCAACCTCGCGATCGCCTGCGGCGAAGACGGAAATCCCACCGGCGGCCTCGAGGTGCTGGCCCCGCTCCAGGACCGCGGCGTGCGCGGCCATTACCTCGCAGGGTGTTTTCACCAGCTTCTCGGCAATTTTCCCGAGGCGTTCAGCGAGTTCAAGAAGGCCGCCGCGCACCTGGCCGAGTATCACGATCTCCAGGATCGTCTCGAAAGCATGAGCGCCTATTTCCGGAAACTGGAAAACCTCGTCGAGATGCACCGGCGCTACCTCGACCGGCATCCCGGCTTCCCGGACCTCCACGTGCGCCTCGCCGACCTGTTCGTCCAGATGGGCGAAACCGAGAACGCGATTTGCTCGCTGAAAGAGGCCCTGCGTCTCAAACCCGACTATCCCGAAGCGAAAGCGAAGCTGTCCCGCCTCACGGCGCCACCCGCCTCCGCCAAACCCGGGTTGACAGCCGTCGATTCGTCGAAAAACCGTCCCGGGAAGCATTCGGAGCCATTCCAGAAAGGCGCCGCCGGAATCCGCTGACGACCGTGTCGTGAACGCTCGGCTCCGCGTTTCTTGCTGTTGAGCCGAGGAGACGAAGCGCGTTCCGATTGCCCCGAGGTCGAATGGAGAGAGCCTCTCGTGCTTCGAACGAGAGGCGCCGGAATCATGTGGCACGAGTTCCGCGCGGGGCATTTCTGTACAAAATAGTTGCCTCGGGGCCGACACGATTCTATGATGGTTGCCGTTCGGCAAGACATACCCATAAGGAGAGAACATGAAGAAGCATCTGGCGTATTTTTTCCTGCCCATGCTGGCCGTGAACGTGCTGGCGGCTCCCGGGCTCCATGCGACCGAGCGCGCGGAAGTGCCGCAAAACCTCACGTGGAACACCGCTGACCTGTATGCCACCGAGGACGCGTGGGCCGAGAAGGCGAAGGACATCGCCGCGCGCATTCCGAAGCTGGCCGATTTCCAGGGGAAGATGGGCGCGGATGCCACGGCATTCTATACCGCCCTCGATACCATCATGGCCCTCGACCTCGACCTCGTCCGGCTGATGACCTACGCCAGCATGAGAAGCGACGAAGACACCCGCGCCGGCAAGCCCCGCGAGATGGAACAGACCTCGAGCGACCTCGCCGTGAAGTTCACCGCCGCCGTCTCCTTCATGCGCCCCGAGATTCTCGAACTGGGCGAAAAGAAGGTCATGGGGTTCGTTCAGGCCGAGCCGAAGCTCCGGCCCTACAAACCCTGGCTGGAAGATATCCTGCGCTATGCCCCGCACACCCTCTCGAAGGCCGAAGAGAAAGTGGCTGCCCAGGCGAACATGATGGCCGAAGGCCCCGGCAGCGCCTACAGCATCTTCACCAACGCCGACATGCCGTATCCCGAAGTGGTTCTTTCCGACGGCAAGCGGGTGAGGCTCGACGCGTCGGCCTACACCAACTATCGCGCCTCCTCCAACCGCGATGACCGCATGAAAGTGTTCCGGAACTTCTGGGGAAAATACAAGAAGTTCGAGCGCACGCTCGGCACGACCCTCAGCGGCCACGTCAAGACCCACCTGTTCACCAAAGAGATCCGCAAATACAACAGCTGTCTCGAAGCGGCCCTGTTCGACGCGAACGTGCCGGTTGCCGTCTACAAGCAGCTGATCGCCGACGTTCACGCGAACCTGCCGACCCTGCATCGATATCTCAAGCTGCGCAAGCGCATCATGGGCGTCGACCAGCTCGGCTACGAAGACCTCTACGCCCCGATCGTGAAGGAAGTCGACCTGAAATACACCCCGGAAGAAGCGATGAAGCTCGTTCTCGAGGCCGTCGAACCGCTCGGCAAGGAATACGTCGACGCCGTCAGAACCGGCTACGAAAACCGCTGGATCGACTTCATTCCGACCACCGGCAAGAAGTCCGGCGCCTACAGCACGGGCGTGTTCGGCGTCCATCCCTATCAGCTCCAGAACTTCACCGGGCTGTATGAGGAAGTCTCGACGCTGGCCCACGAGTTCGGCCACTCGATCCACACCTACCTGTCCGACAAGAACCAGCCGTATGCGACCCACGACTACAAGACCTTCGTCGCGGAAGTCGCCTCGACGCTGAACGAGAACCTGCTCCTCAACCTGATGCTCAGGAAAACCACCGACAAGGCCACCCGGCTGTTCCTGCTGGGAAGCCACCTCGACGGCCTGCGCACGACGCTGTTCCGCCAGACGCTGTTCGCCGAGTTCGAGATGCTCATCCACGAGATGGCCGAGAAGGGCGAGCCGCTCACCGGCGAGAAGCTGACCGAGCTGTATCTCAAGCTCCTGAAGGAATACTACGGGCACGACAAGGGCGTGTGCAACATCAAGGACCTGTACGGCATCGAGTGGGCCTACATCCCTCACTTCTACTACAACTTCTACGTGTACCAGTATGCGACGAGCATCACCGCCTCCTCCATGATCGCCGCGAACATCCGCTCGGAAAAGACCGCCGATGCGGCTCGCACAGCATATCTGAAGATGCTTTCCTCCGGCTCGTCGAAATACCCGATCGACCTGCTGAAGGAGGCCGGCGTCGACATGACCACCTCCGAGCCGTTCAACGCGGCCATCAAGGAGATGAACACCGTCATGGACGAGATGGAGAAGCTTCTCGAAGAGAAGTAAATCTATAGATATAATATCTGACTCGTTGTCCGAATCAAAGACGCCGCCCGGGAAGCCGGGCGGCGTCGCTCATCTGCAGATTGAAAACCAACCGGTCGCCCTGAGCATGTCGAAGGGCGAAATGAGGAACCATCGGCAAGTGGCTGTTCGTGCTTCGACAAGCTCAGCACGAACGGAGACACGAAGCTGGTTTTTGATATGCAGGACTCAATAGAATGAAGCGTTTCTCCGAGCCTCTGTGGTTCGGTCTCTTGGATCACACGCTCTGGTTGTTCGGGGGAAGGGGGCCGCGAAGGCGGAGAAACCAGGCGCGAAGTCGCTTGTCGTTCGCGACGACGGTGCGGCCGTCGCGGCTCGAGGCCAGGCAGGAGAACGGTTCGAAGCCGCGGAAGCGGGCGATGAGGCGGCAGTCGGGGAGGCGCCAGAGGCCGAGACCGGCTTCGCCCATGACCGTGAGGGCGTGGCGGCCGTCCGGAACGAACACCGCGCCGAGTCGCTGGCGCTCGACCGTGTCCTCCACGGTGCCGGCGATCTCGCCGATCGTCTCGATCAGCGCCTGGCCGGGAAGACGCGCCTCGACCTTCAGCCGGTCGCTTCCGGTGACCGCCCAGACTCCGTCGGGGCTCAGGGCCGCCCCGTTATAGCCTTCCGCGCGGCCTTCGGCAAGGCGTTCGCCCGTGGACCAGTTCCACACCTGGACGCCGAAATGGTGCGCCTTGGTTGTGAGCAGAAATCCGTCGTCGGAGATGGCCACCCTGTCGGCGGAACAGCGAACGGTTGCGGCGATGCGCCGTTCGGCAGGAACGAGGACCTGCACGTTCTTTTCGTCGAGGACGGCCAGGAGAGACCCGTCCCGGCTGAACGCGACGTCCCGCATCCGCTCATACTTCCCGAACTCCAGGCGCCAGGGCTCTTCGTCGGTCGCGATCCCCGGCCCGGGGTCGGCTTTCCGGATTTCGATGAATGCTCCCGAGTCGAGGACGGCGACGATCCAGGTGCCGCAGGGGCTCCAGGCGAGGGAACTCAGGCGCCACCCGAACTCCGGCCGCATGGCCGGCTCCCCGCCGTCAACGGGATACCGCCGGGCCGTCCCATCGGATGAACTGCAGAGCAGCCATCCGCCGTCGGGGCTCAGCGAAGCGCCGTTGAATGACGGAATGGACGCTGATTCCCATAGTATAGAATATGGAATATTGTCGAGCCGGACGACGTTCACGCCGGTCTTCGATTGGAGCACCGCCCGGTTCCCGTCGGGGGAGACCAGCACTCTGAAGGCTTCGAAAGCGGATTTCGGAGGCGCGCCGGCCGAGACGAGCAGGGCCATGTTCCAGACCTTCACCTCGCCCGCTCCGGAGGTGACGAGATGCCGGCCGTCCGGAGAGGCCGCGACGGAGTCGATGCTGCCGGGGTGCGCGTCGAAACAGCAGAGGCTCTTCCCGTCAGCCATGTCGAAGAGAGCGAGGCGGCCGGTCGAGACGGAAACGGCAAGCGGGCCGGCTTCCGAAAGGAACCAGACGGGCTGGTTGAACTGGTCGGGAATCCTCTGTTCCCAGAGTTGACGGCCGTCAGCGAGGTTCCAGAGGCGAAGGCGGCCGCCGCCCGTTCCGGCGATGCGCGTTCCGTCTGATGAGAGCGCCATGACCTGGATGTACTCCCCGCCTGCGTCGATCGAACGCATGTTCCCGCTCTCCACGGATATCACCCGGATCGCCTTCCGGTCGTTCATCACGAGGTGACGGCCGTCCGGCGTGAAGGCGAGGTCGGAGTGCAGAATCGACGCCGAGGGCCAGGTGCCGATCGTCGCCTCGTCCGTGATCCGGCGCAGATACAGGTTTGAACAGCCGATGACGGCCGCGTGTCGGTTGTCGGGGCTGATGGCGAGCGCGGTCAGGCCGCCGGAACGTTCGTCGGAGCCCTTGATCGCCCAGACGGCCCGGCCCTGTCTGACATCCCAGACCTCGACGTCGAACGAGGAGAAATACTCCCCGTCGAAGCCGGTGGAGGTCTGCGTGCCGAAGGAGAACATCCAGCCGTCGCGGCTGAAGACGAACCGGCTGATCTCGGGACGTGCGATGTTCGCCACGAGCTGGTCATTCGCGAGATTTCGGAGCCGGAAGTTCTTTCTGTCGCTCTCTTCGATCAGGACGCAGCCTCCGGAGCCGGCGAGAAGCCTGCCGTTTCCGGCCGCGCGGCTTGTGATCAGGGCGCCGGTCCGGACATCGCGTATCTCGACCAGGCCCGGCGGGCGGTTGATCGTGGCCCGTCCGTCCGACGTCAGGGGCGGCTGGCGCTCTCCCGTGCCGCCCGGGAGCCTTCTGACCAGGGCGGGATTGTCGGGAACGGATGCGAGGAGGTCTTCGAACCACGCCAGGCCGGCGGCCTCGAACCGTCGTTCGGCTTCAGCCGCGAGGTCGGCGAAACCGCACGCGACGGCCCGATTGCGGATCTGCTGCAGGGCGAACGAGGGCTCGTCGGCCGGTTTCCAGCCGGCCAGCGCGGTCGCCTCCCGGTCGAGAACCCGCTGAAGCGCCTCGAGGCTGGCGTCGCCGGGCAATCGTCCGAGGGCCTCGGCGAGCCACGTTTTGGCCGCCTGAGCCCCGTTTTCCGCCAGAAGATCCAGGACTCGATCCAACTGCTCTCTCATGACGTCAGTATACCGCAGAACAACGCAACGGCCGGTTTCCCCGCAATGGTGCTTCTCAACAAAGAACCGCTCCCGCCGTGGTAGAATATGGTGCATTCCCCGATTTTTGCGGGCAGGCATTTCGAGCGGCGCGGGAGACGTTTTTCCATGCATGAGCGTATCTGCGAAGAAGTCGCACAGTTCGTCGAACGAAGCATTCTGAACGGGCTTTCCGCTTTATGGGACGAGATTTTCCGGGAGTTGAACCACGTCTGCCGGGGCCATGTCGACGGCTTGCGCAAGCCGGGATTCACGATCTGCGAGATGGGCCCCCTTGGCGAGTGGAGCGACGAGCGAAGGCTCATCAGCCTGCAACGGAATCTCGTCTTCAATCACACGTGGGATGCCGTCGTCGACGTGTTCAAGCACGAGGTCGCGCACCAGATCGCGCATGAATTGCTCGGCGCGAGGCGTGAAGTCATGCATGGCCCCGCTTTCCTGCAGGCCTGCCGGATGATCCGCGCCGATCCGCGTGCGTCGGCCGAATACAAGACCCTGCACGAGTGCATCCGCGACGGGAAGGCCTCCGAAGCCGACCGGATCCTTGACAAGGTCAACAAGCTGCTCGCCCTGGCCCAGAGTTCGTCGGAGCACGAGGCACGCGAGGCGATGCGGAAGGCCCATGAGTTGATGCGCGCCTACAACGTCGAATCCATCGAGACGCGGCCGCATCGGAATCATTACAGCATGTTCCTGGGACGGCCCGCCCTGCGGCATCCGCCCGAAGTCTCGGTTCTGGGCGGCCTGCTGCGCACGTTCTACTTCGTCGAAACGATCTGGATACAGGCCTGGGTCGTCGAGCGAAACCGCCTGGGGCGCGTGCTCGAGATCAGCGGCACCTCGGAAAACCTCGCCATGGCCGAATA
Above is a genomic segment from Candidatus Ozemobacteraceae bacterium containing:
- a CDS encoding WD40 repeat domain-containing protein, with protein sequence MDRVLDLLAENGAQAAKTWLAEALGRLPGDASLEALQRVLDREATALAGWKPADEPSFALQQIRNRAVACGFADLAAEAERRFEAAGLAWFEDLLASVPDNPALVRRLPGGTGERQPPLTSDGRATINRPPGLVEIRDVRTGALITSRAAGNGRLLAGSGGCVLIEESDRKNFRLRNLANDQLVANIARPEISRFVFSRDGWMFSFGTQTSTGFDGEYFSSFDVEVWDVRQGRAVWAIKGSDERSGGLTALAISPDNRHAAVIGCSNLYLRRITDEATIGTWPSASILHSDLAFTPDGRHLVMNDRKAIRVISVESGNMRSIDAGGEYIQVMALSSDGTRIAGTGGGRLRLWNLADGRQLWEQRIPDQFNQPVWFLSEAGPLAVSVSTGRLALFDMADGKSLCCFDAHPGSIDSVAASPDGRHLVTSGAGEVKVWNMALLVSAGAPPKSAFEAFRVLVSPDGNRAVLQSKTGVNVVRLDNIPYSILWESASIPSFNGASLSPDGGWLLCSSSDGTARRYPVDGGEPAMRPEFGWRLSSLAWSPCGTWIVAVLDSGAFIEIRKADPGPGIATDEEPWRLEFGKYERMRDVAFSRDGSLLAVLDEKNVQVLVPAERRIAATVRCSADRVAISDDGFLLTTKAHHFGVQVWNWSTGERLAEGRAEGYNGAALSPDGVWAVTGSDRLKVEARLPGQALIETIGEIAGTVEDTVERQRLGAVFVPDGRHALTVMGEAGLGLWRLPDCRLIARFRGFEPFSCLASSRDGRTVVANDKRLRAWFLRLRGPLPPNNQSV
- a CDS encoding DUF2786 domain-containing protein, which encodes MHERICEEVAQFVERSILNGLSALWDEIFRELNHVCRGHVDGLRKPGFTICEMGPLGEWSDERRLISLQRNLVFNHTWDAVVDVFKHEVAHQIAHELLGARREVMHGPAFLQACRMIRADPRASAEYKTLHECIRDGKASEADRILDKVNKLLALAQSSSEHEAREAMRKAHELMRAYNVESIETRPHRNHYSMFLGRPALRHPPEVSVLGGLLRTFYFVETIWIQAWVVERNRLGRVLEISGTSENLAMAEYVFAFINRYIEHAWAEFRSRSGVSGRRRQSDFAVGVVKGFHETLTRDEATKADGTQTSALILARDAELHAYFRTRYPRIRTTTGKSRMIDPNVIEAGKEAGRKLRIHRGIHDASSGPVRLLTET
- the pepF gene encoding oligoendopeptidase F: MKKHLAYFFLPMLAVNVLAAPGLHATERAEVPQNLTWNTADLYATEDAWAEKAKDIAARIPKLADFQGKMGADATAFYTALDTIMALDLDLVRLMTYASMRSDEDTRAGKPREMEQTSSDLAVKFTAAVSFMRPEILELGEKKVMGFVQAEPKLRPYKPWLEDILRYAPHTLSKAEEKVAAQANMMAEGPGSAYSIFTNADMPYPEVVLSDGKRVRLDASAYTNYRASSNRDDRMKVFRNFWGKYKKFERTLGTTLSGHVKTHLFTKEIRKYNSCLEAALFDANVPVAVYKQLIADVHANLPTLHRYLKLRKRIMGVDQLGYEDLYAPIVKEVDLKYTPEEAMKLVLEAVEPLGKEYVDAVRTGYENRWIDFIPTTGKKSGAYSTGVFGVHPYQLQNFTGLYEEVSTLAHEFGHSIHTYLSDKNQPYATHDYKTFVAEVASTLNENLLLNLMLRKTTDKATRLFLLGSHLDGLRTTLFRQTLFAEFEMLIHEMAEKGEPLTGEKLTELYLKLLKEYYGHDKGVCNIKDLYGIEWAYIPHFYYNFYVYQYATSITASSMIAANIRSEKTADAARTAYLKMLSSGSSKYPIDLLKEAGVDMTTSEPFNAAIKEMNTVMDEMEKLLEEK
- a CDS encoding cyclic nucleotide-binding domain-containing protein — encoded protein: MLENVTLFSELSAEEVKELESMICREEVRRGDVIFQEGDATRDLFIVHSGEVEISVRDLAGTPKLISTFGENEFFGEMSLLDRKATRSATARATRNTVLLKLPAARLEPLLDAQTPLSRSIHGKILHALSRRLRDITQRAAGLIKAPEAALGRIVSIVSARSGCGKTTLATNLAYLLARETGKRVLFIDLDRHYGDGSFLMGGYSQKSVATLCRALRGASLSTEELMMHFTPLVERLWILPALSNILEAEEMRVEDLVGMVHTCQKLFDYLILDTDEGLSETVLNAMEIAERTIFLLDSRDILSVKNTVRFFQALSGLRFPENKITVISNKAREDYRPETVPTTRFRISGILPEVQDSSRQEGKTLYQVNPQHRFCEAVRNLVRTLLQETASVAAPAAGFLNRLAAPQPMGSGTSAVPAVPDSGKNNGTSIDSIQRETISGLIHGIKLLLEKGLLTEAEAEARQLLHFCRDSSELYQVLGEILLCRGVAEEALLVLRKAAETDPSNGMAIGLVGSITGEKNLILKGIGLLQERLKGCPNFPDLINDLGRLHFFAGQFAEAKKAFRQALDINPNFREGRINLAIACGEDGNPTGGLEVLAPLQDRGVRGHYLAGCFHQLLGNFPEAFSEFKKAAAHLAEYHDLQDRLESMSAYFRKLENLVEMHRRYLDRHPGFPDLHVRLADLFVQMGETENAICSLKEALRLKPDYPEAKAKLSRLTAPPASAKPGLTAVDSSKNRPGKHSEPFQKGAAGIR